Proteins encoded within one genomic window of Setaria italica strain Yugu1 chromosome IV, Setaria_italica_v2.0, whole genome shotgun sequence:
- the LOC101783917 gene encoding probable LRR receptor-like serine/threonine-protein kinase At3g47570, translating into MAVLQRASVEDHNIHIHLSEEEDQDGMLPMYMAGQALSSWDATDNGTNNLSTDFCRWNGIACNDRRHPGRVTAIRLRGSDLGGTISPHIEYGSGYGVSTDGDIYSYGVLLLEMLTGKRPTDSFDHGTSLVSYVKMAYPNKLLEILDVSATYSGNTQDVIDLVIHPMFGIALACCQDSPRQRIKMDYVVEELKAIKKACAALMGS; encoded by the exons ATGGCAGTACTGCAGCGAGCAAGTGTAGAAGACCACAATATTCACATCCATCTTTCTGAAGAAGAAGACCAAGATGGCATGTTACCCATGTACATGGCAG GACAGGCACTGTCCTCGTGGGATGCTACTGACAACGGCACCAACAATCTGTCGACCGATTTCTGCCGATGGAATGGCATCGCCTGCAATGATCGCCGGCACCCTGGTCGTGTCACGGCCATACGTTTGCGGGGTTCAGACCTAGGTGGTACCATCTCTCCACATATAG AGTATGGCTCGGGGTATGGAGTGTCGACAGATGGTGACATATATAGCTATGGGGTTTTGCTACTGGAAATGCTTACTGGAAAGAGGCCAACTGACAGCTTCGACCACGGGACAAGTCTAGTCAGCTATGTCAAGATGGCCTATCCAAACAAATTACTGGAAATACTGGATGTCAGTGCAACATACAGTGGAAACACCCAAGATGTTATTGATTTGGTCATTCATCCTATGTTTGGAATTGCTCTAGCATGCTGCCAGGACTCTCCAAGGCAAAGAATCAAGATGGACTATGTGGTTGAGGAGTTGAAAGCCATTAAGAAGGCATGTGCAGCTCTTATGGGTTCATGA